One genomic region from Ammospiza caudacuta isolate bAmmCau1 chromosome 1, bAmmCau1.pri, whole genome shotgun sequence encodes:
- the PEX2 gene encoding peroxisome biogenesis factor 2, giving the protein MASSLGNEKSVNPVLRISQLDALELNKALEQLVWSQFTSCFHGFKPGVLARFEPEVKAFLCLILWKFTICSKNATVGQAILNIQYKNNLSQSEKYQPLSKHQKLWYLVFTVGGRWLEERCYDLFSNRQQQSFCKIKSYIGFGSGLLKLCGLVNFLIFLRKGAFATLTERILGIRSVFCKPQNVRQIGFEYMNRELLWHGFAEFLIYLLPLINVQKLKLKISSWCLPIAGLSNSENSLAVHCRECSLCGEWPTMPHTIGCPHVFCYYCIKSNFLFDMYFTCPKCGLEVQSLQPLEYKIEMTELHG; this is encoded by the coding sequence ATGGCCTCCAGCCTTGGAAATGAAAAGAGTGTGAATCCTGTGCTCAGAATAAGTCAGCTTGATGCTCTTGAACTAAACAAAGCCCTGGAACAACTAGTGTGGTCCCAGTTTACCAGCTGTTTTCATGGATTTAAACCTGGGGTGTTGGCTCGTTTTGAACCAGaagtaaaagcatttttatgtCTTATATTATGGAAATTCACTATCTGTTCCAAGAACGCCACTGTGGGACAGGCCATTCTCAATATTCAATACAAGAATAACTTATCTCAGTCAGAGAAATACCAACCTCTGAGCAAACACCAAAAGTTATGGTATCTTGTTTTCACTGTTGGTGGAAGATGGTTGGAAGAAAGATGTTATGATTTATTTAGCAATCGTCAACAGCAATCCTTCTGCAAAATTAAGAGCTATATAGGTTTTGGATCTGGACTTCTTAAGCTTTGTGGACTTgtaaattttctgatttttcttcgGAAAGGAGCATTCGCAACACTTACAGAACGCATTCTAGGAATTAGGTCAGTTTTTTGCAAGCCACAAAATGTTCGTCAGATAGGATTTGAATACATGAACAGGGAACTCTTATGGCATGGCTTTGCTGAGTTTTTGATATATCTGCTACCACTCATTAATGTACAGAAACTGAAACTTAAAATTTCCTCTTGGTGCTTGCCTATCGCAGGTCTTTCCAATAGTGAAAACTCATTAGCAGTTCACTGCAGGGAATGTTCACTTTGTGGGGAATGGCCTACCATGCCACATACCATAGGCTGTCCACATGTTTTCTGTTACTACTGTATTAAAAGCAACTTTTTATTTGATATGTATTTTACATGTCCTAAATGTGGCTTAGAGGTACAAAGTCTTCAGCCATTGGAGTATAAAATTGAAATGACAGAATTGCATGGCTGA